Proteins encoded in a region of the Deefgea piscis genome:
- the pbpG gene encoding D-alanyl-D-alanine endopeptidase yields the protein MSKLIKSLCVLISASVIAYTPLAHSAEKTKETPSSSAKKTTKKTTASTQKKPSKTTASNKKTTKTNSAKSNKTNKSKVTYTSRKSNVSKLAIANARQDVQVTRTIAARMDADNPGVQSSGVLVLNQQSGEVLYEKNADSIIPIASITKLMTAMVVLDARLPLNELISITEADIDTLKNTTSRLSVGTTLTRGEMLLLALMSSENRAASTLSHHFPGGKDAFIRKMNEKAQQLGMRNSRFYDSTGLTPSNVSSARELALMVKAAQRYPEIHQFSTSSEYTFVSNKNGSMMTFRNTNPLVKDSDWDIGVSKTGFINEAGRCIVMQAMINGKPVVIVLMDSSGKYTRIGDAQRIRKWIETSPLAKLRAG from the coding sequence ATGTCTAAGCTTATAAAATCATTATGTGTGCTGATTAGTGCCAGTGTAATTGCCTACACCCCGCTTGCTCATAGCGCAGAAAAAACCAAAGAAACCCCTTCGAGCAGCGCAAAAAAGACCACAAAAAAAACCACCGCTAGCACCCAAAAAAAACCATCAAAAACAACAGCTTCTAACAAAAAAACCACCAAAACCAACAGCGCTAAATCTAATAAAACGAACAAATCCAAAGTCACCTACACCAGTCGCAAATCCAATGTTTCAAAATTAGCGATTGCCAATGCGCGGCAAGATGTTCAAGTCACCCGCACCATTGCCGCACGTATGGATGCCGATAATCCTGGCGTTCAATCCAGTGGTGTACTGGTATTAAATCAGCAATCTGGTGAAGTGTTGTACGAAAAAAACGCCGATAGCATCATTCCTATCGCCTCTATTACCAAATTAATGACAGCAATGGTCGTGCTTGATGCGCGTTTACCACTCAATGAATTAATTAGTATTACCGAAGCGGACATCGATACGCTCAAAAATACCACATCACGACTCTCGGTAGGCACCACACTGACCCGTGGCGAAATGCTGTTATTAGCACTAATGTCATCAGAAAATCGTGCCGCATCGACACTGAGCCATCACTTCCCTGGTGGCAAAGATGCATTTATTCGCAAAATGAATGAAAAAGCCCAGCAGTTGGGTATGCGCAACTCGCGCTTTTATGACTCAACCGGCCTGACACCAAGCAATGTGTCTTCGGCGCGGGAATTGGCCTTAATGGTTAAAGCCGCGCAGCGTTATCCTGAAATTCATCAATTTTCAACCTCCAGCGAATACACCTTTGTTTCCAATAAAAATGGCAGCATGATGACTTTTCGCAACACCAACCCTTTAGTTAAAGATAGCGATTGGGATATTGGCGTTTCTAAAACTGGGTTTATTAATGAAGCGGGCCGCTGCATTGTGATGCAGGCTATGATTAATGGTAAACCCGTGGTGATTGTACTGATGGATTCGAGTGGTAAATACACCCGAATTGGCGATGCCCAGCGTATTCGTAAATGGATTGAAACCAGCCCGTTGGCCAAATTACGCGCGGGATAA
- a CDS encoding YgaP family membrane protein: MNVGGLDRTLRVLVGGVLILATLLGWIGVWGWIGVVPLATGIFRYCPLYRLFGFNSCPLKQK; this comes from the coding sequence ATGAATGTCGGTGGTTTGGATCGTACTCTGCGGGTGCTTGTTGGTGGCGTATTAATTTTGGCGACACTATTGGGCTGGATCGGTGTGTGGGGTTGGATTGGCGTTGTGCCTTTGGCGACGGGGATATTTAGGTATTGTCCTTTGTATCGACTCTTTGGCTTTAATTCTTGCCCACTAAAGCAAAAATAA
- the trxC gene encoding thioredoxin TrxC, with translation MSLILACPHCQTQNKLPVARLSEQPQCGACHQPLLSGAPISASSDNLSLLLKHSPWPVVIDFWAPWCGPCQSFGPTFAASAAAMAGQLLFVKVNTEAYPALGQQYRVRSIPTLLVTEGGTELERVSGALSAGQFKAWLQQFL, from the coding sequence ATGAGCCTCATCCTAGCGTGCCCACATTGCCAAACTCAAAATAAACTGCCCGTTGCGCGGTTGAGTGAGCAGCCACAGTGCGGCGCTTGTCATCAGCCTTTGTTGTCCGGTGCGCCAATTTCGGCAAGCAGTGACAATTTAAGCCTTCTTTTAAAACACAGTCCTTGGCCAGTGGTGATTGATTTTTGGGCGCCGTGGTGCGGACCTTGCCAGAGTTTTGGGCCTACTTTTGCCGCTAGTGCGGCAGCGATGGCGGGGCAGTTATTGTTTGTGAAGGTCAATACCGAAGCGTATCCCGCACTGGGGCAGCAATATCGTGTACGCAGTATTCCGACGCTGTTGGTAACAGAAGGTGGAACTGAACTTGAGCGAGTGTCTGGTGCTTTATCGGCCGGACAGTTTAAGGCGTGGTTGCAGCAGTTTTTATAA
- a CDS encoding MBL fold metallo-hydrolase, which produces MSQSLAQVLPFFDPNSFTLSYLVYDVAGGHAAVIDPVLDFDAKSGRTASTQAQKIVSAVQSLDLTVDWILETHAHADHLSAAVWLQQQLGGKIAIGQGIEKVQQIFKPIFGFEPEFVTDGRQFDYLFAADEEWRIGHLSAKAVFVPGHTPADMAYLIGDAVFVGDTIFMPDVGTARCDFPGGDAATLYDSVQKLYQLPDATRVFVCHDYLPAEREQYQWQSSIAEQKAHNIHLPLSCTRDEFVALRQARDATLAVPNLILPSIQVNIRAGHLPPADEQGRQFLKIPLNMI; this is translated from the coding sequence ATGTCGCAATCATTGGCGCAGGTTTTACCTTTTTTTGATCCGAACAGTTTTACATTGAGCTATCTGGTCTACGATGTGGCCGGTGGACATGCGGCGGTGATTGATCCGGTGCTCGATTTTGATGCTAAATCGGGAAGAACGGCGAGCACTCAGGCGCAAAAGATTGTCTCTGCCGTTCAGTCGCTGGACCTCACGGTTGATTGGATTTTGGAAACGCATGCGCATGCCGATCATTTATCTGCAGCAGTTTGGTTGCAACAGCAGTTGGGCGGCAAAATCGCCATCGGCCAGGGTATTGAAAAGGTTCAGCAAATATTTAAACCGATTTTTGGTTTCGAGCCGGAGTTTGTGACCGATGGTCGGCAATTTGATTATTTATTTGCTGCCGATGAAGAGTGGCGTATTGGTCATCTAAGCGCTAAAGCCGTGTTTGTGCCGGGGCATACCCCTGCAGATATGGCTTACTTAATCGGCGATGCGGTATTTGTGGGGGATACCATTTTTATGCCCGACGTGGGTACCGCGCGCTGTGATTTTCCGGGTGGTGACGCGGCAACGCTCTACGATTCGGTGCAAAAATTGTATCAATTGCCTGATGCGACGCGCGTGTTTGTTTGTCATGATTACCTGCCTGCAGAACGTGAGCAATATCAGTGGCAAAGCAGTATTGCGGAACAAAAAGCGCACAATATTCATCTGCCATTGTCCTGTACTCGTGATGAGTTTGTCGCACTACGTCAAGCGCGTGATGCCACGTTGGCAGTGCCCAATTTAATTTTGCCTTCAATTCAGGTCAATATTCGCGCTGGGCATTTGCCGCCAGCAGATGAGCAGGGACGACAATTTTTAAAAATACCGTTGAATATGATTTAG
- a CDS encoding ArsR/SmtB family transcription factor has protein sequence MDPQAMNAMRLAAHQATQTLKIMGNVDRLLLLCQMGTGEKCVSDFEELLDIRQPTLSQQLTVLRNAGLVNTRRDGKRIYYSLASDEVRHLISVLYELYCPIDLSSNTSEQLHAD, from the coding sequence ATGGACCCACAAGCAATGAATGCCATGCGCCTTGCCGCCCATCAAGCAACGCAAACTTTAAAAATCATGGGCAATGTAGATCGGCTCTTATTACTGTGCCAAATGGGTACCGGAGAGAAATGCGTCTCTGATTTTGAAGAGCTACTCGACATACGCCAGCCGACTTTATCGCAGCAACTGACCGTACTGCGTAATGCGGGGCTGGTAAATACACGCCGCGACGGCAAACGAATTTATTACTCGCTGGCCAGTGACGAAGTTCGGCATTTAATCAGCGTTTTGTACGAGCTGTATTGTCCTATCGACCTCAGTAGCAACACTTCGGAGCAATTGCATGCAGATTGA